From the genome of Spinacia oleracea cultivar Varoflay chromosome 2, BTI_SOV_V1, whole genome shotgun sequence, one region includes:
- the LOC110805700 gene encoding pentatricopeptide repeat-containing protein At4g33990 — protein sequence MQIITCQARTWLRLWRRCRSISTISNHLQASSNGFEFEHKDKKVDIENLFRLCHSSHVVKRVHALLVVSGTTHSIYVSTRLINLYARHGDLAFARKTFGHIRSKDAYTWNSMIAAYVRTGCCSEASSCFNELISSGEVPPDNYTFPPILKVCESLIDGKKIHCRVLKDGFIWDVFVSASLIHMYSRFGFVADAQNLFDNMPFRDSASWNAMISGFCLNDNVEKALDFVNEMRLKSIRLDPVTVASILPVCAFLGDFLSGIMIHVYVIKHGLEHEVFVCNALINMYAKFGYLQHAQEVFDKMLVKDRVSWNSIISAYEQNENGKSAIRYFRGMQCHGQQPDILTLVSLAACVAQLGDCQNGRLLHGFIIRRAYLMGNIIMGNAVVDMYAKLGILDYARRVFHEMPRKDIISWNTLISGYSQNGLASEATEAFSEMESCVEVTPNQGTWVSVLPAYSHLGALQQGMKIHGRVIKISLHLDTYVGTCLIDMYGKCGRLDTALSLFYEIPRTSSVPWNAIISSHGIHGHSETCLKLFEEMLQDGVNPDHITFLSLLSACSHTGLVDKGQWCFHIMQDKFGIKPSLRHYGCMVDLLGRAGLLEKAYNFINDMTVQPDSSVWGALLAACRTHGNVELAKHASDQLISIDSENVGYYVLMSNIYANVGKWEGVNEMRSSALGRGLKKTPGWSSVEVGNKNDVFYTGNKSHPEHEQIYHKLHALTDKVKRLGYVPDYSFVLQDVEEDEKEHILSSHSERLAIAFALISTPSKSVIRIFKNLRVCGDCHNWTKFVSKISEREIIVRDSNRFHHFKDGSCSCGDYW from the coding sequence ATGCAGATCATCACATGTCAGGCTAGAACCTGGCTAAGgctttggcgccgttgccggtcAATATCAACAATTTCGAATCATTTGCAGGCTTCATCAAATGGCTTTGAGTTTGAGCACAAGGATAAAAAGGTGGATATTGAGAATCTATTCAGGCTCTGCCACAGTTCACATGTTGTTAAGAGAGTCCATGCCCTTCTTGTTGTCTCTGGTACAACTCACAGTATATATGTTAGCACTAGGCTCATCAATCTTTATGCTCGTCACGGGGACTTGGCTTTTGCTCGTAAAACTTTTGGCCATATCCGATCAAAAGATGCTTACACTTGGAATTCAATGATAGCTGCGTATGTGCGCACTGGCTGTTGCAGTGAAGCTTCGAGTTGCTTCAATGAGCTGATATCATCAGGTGAGGTTCCGCCTGATAATTACACCTTCCCTCCTATCCTGAAGGTTTGTGAGAGCCTTATCGACGGAAAGAAAATCCACTGTAGGGTTCTCAAAGATGGTTTCATTTGGGATGTGTTTGTGTCTGCTTCCTTGATTCATATGTATTCCAGGTTTGGTTTCGTGGCTGATGCACAAAACCTTTTCGATAATATGCCGTTCAGGGATTCGGCTTCTTGGAATGCCATGATTTCTGGATTTTGTCTGAACGACAATGTGGAAAAAGCACTAGACTTTGTCAATGAAATGAGATTGAAGAGCATACGTTTGGACCCTGTAACTGTCGCTAGTATTCTTCCTGTTTGTGCTTTTCTTGGTGATTTCTTAAGTGGCATTATGATTCATGTATATGTCATAAAGCATGGTCTAGAGCATGAAGTGTTTGTTTGCAATGCTTTGATTAATATGTATGCAAAATTTGGTTATCTACAGCACGCACAGGAAGTTTTTGATAAGATGTTAGTTAAAGACAGAGTTTCATGGAACTCTATTATTTCGGCATATGAGCAAAATGAAAACGGTAAATCTGCTATAAGATATTTCAGAGGGATGCAGTGTCATGGACAACAGCCTGACATATTGACGTTAGTTAGTCTTGCTGCATGTGTTGCTCAACTAGGGGATTGTCAAAATGGCAGATTGCTTCATGGGTTTATTATAAGGAGAGCTTATCTTATGGGCAATATTATCATGGGAAATGCTGTTGTGGACATGTATGCTAAATTAGGGATCTTAGATTATGCACGGAGGGTTTTCCATGAGATGCCTAGAAAAGATATTATTTCATGGAACACTTTGATCTCGGGTTACTCTCAAAACGGCCTTGCAAGTGAAGCTACAGAAGCATTCTCTGAAATGGAGTCCTGCGTGGAAGTAACTCCCAACCAAGGAACCTGGGTTAGTGTGCTGCCTGCTTATTCACATCTAGGGGCTTTGCAACAAGGTATGAAAATTCATGGTCGTGTCATTAAGATATCTCTTCACTTGGATACATATGTTGGTACCTGTCTAATTGACATGTATGGGAAATGTGGTAGATTAGATACTGCATTATCCTTATTCTATGAGATTCCAAGGACGAGCTCTGTGCCTTGGAATGCGATTATATCCAGCCATGGGATCCATGGGCATAGTGAGACATGTCTAAAACTCTTTGAAGAAATGCTACAGGACGGTGTGAATCCAGATCATATCACTTTTCTATCGTTATTGTCCGCTTGTAGCCATACAGGACTTGTTGACAAAGGTCAATGGTGCTTCCATATAATGCAAGATAAATTTGGAATCAAGCCTAGTTTGAGGCATTATGGGTGCATGGTAGATTTGCTTGGCAGAGCTGGGTTGCTAGAGAAGGCATATAATTTTATCAATGATATGACTGTGCAGCCAGATTCTTCTGTTTGGGGTGCTCTGCTTGCTGCTTGTCGAACACATGGAAATGTTGAATTGGCGAAACATGCTTCTGATCAGTTAATTTCCATTGATTCAGAAAATGTAGGATACTATGTTTTGATGTCAAACATTTATGCAAATGTTGGGAAATGGGAAGGAGTTAATGAGATGAGATCATCGGCTTTGGGCAGAGGATTGAAGAAGACTCCAGGTTGGAGTTCTGTTGAAGTGGGCAACAAGAATGATGTTTTCTACACTGGAAACAAGTCTCACCCTGAGCATGAGCAAATCTACCATAAGTTGCACGCTCTAACTGATAAAGTAAAGAGGCTAGGGTATGTTCCAGACTACAGTTTTGTGCTACAGGATGTTGAGGAGGACGAGAAGGAGCATATTCTTTCAAGTCATAGTGAAAGATTGGCTATTGCATTTGCGCTTATTAGCACTCCTTCAAAAAGTGTGATAAGGATATTTAAAAATTTGAGGGTTTGTGGAGATTGCCACAATTGGACCAAGTTTGTTTCCAAGATTTCTGAGAGGGAAATTATTGTGAGGGATTCTAACCGTTTCCATCACTTCAAGGATGGGTCTTGTTCCTGTGGGGACTATTGGTGA
- the LOC110805696 gene encoding uncharacterized protein isoform X1 yields the protein MDSLFATYASSDEEDNNPQPQPSSKPSLSLFNSLPKPKPQSSSFLPPPKSSPFPQKQHDSSSSTPSPNPSSSAIFSILPPPKSETTPNFPLPTPNPKRVVQFRPPVPIPPPNVDDDEEEDEEDEEERDRKRQRQLGQDVSVKSFLSRMPTPKNSGLGALPPSLGSGRRSIVETEGPTSAPVSSEINRVDNEVGFGSDVGSNQQNLAGESSYEADQIQGYVNYDAYGGSSSGYEGYDNSNWYNAASSGEMASTAAVRGAGGFASLGGRRRKDQPPAEIIEVKQDELMKNRPKEDKSKLTGLAFGPSYQPASTKGKPSKQHKRKHQISALYFDMRQKESELSERRAKGFLTKAETQAKYGW from the exons ATGGATTCCCTCTTCGCAACCTACGCTTCTTCAGACGAAGAAGACAACAATCCTCAACCACAGCCCTCCTCAAAACCTTCgctctctctcttcaattctcTCCCTAAACCAAAACCCCAATCTTCTTCTTTTCTCCCTCCTCCCAAATCCTCCCCTTTTCCCCAAAAACAAcacgattcttcttcttcaacccCATCTCCAAATCCGTCTTCTTCCGCAATATTCTCTATCCTACCTCCTCCTAAATCCGAAACAACCCCTAATTTCCCTCTTCCTACTCCTAATCCCAAAAGGGTGGTTCAATTTCGCCCTCCTGTCCCAATCCCACCTCCCAATGTTGACGATGACGAAGAGGAGGACGAAGAAGACGAAGAGGAAAGGGACAGAAAGAGGCAACGGCAATTAGGTCAAGATGTTTCCGTTAAATCCTTCCTTTCAAGGATGCCTACCCCGAAAAACTCCGGGCTCGGCGCGCTGCCGCCTTCGCTTGGGTCGGGCCGTCGATCAATTGTCGAAACCGAGGGACCGACATCGGCCCCTGTGAGCTCCGAGATTAATAGGGTGGATAATGAAGTGGGTTTTGGATCTGATGTTGGTAGTAATCAGCAGAATTTGGCGGGGGAGTCTAGTTATGAAGCGGATCAAATTCAAGGGTATGTTAATTATGATGCTTATGGAGGAAGTTCGAGTGGGTATGAGGGTTATGATAACAGCAATTGGTACAATGCTGCTTCATCTGGGGAAATGGCTTCGACGGCGGCGGTGAGAGGGGCGGGGGGCTTTGCTAGTTTGGGTGGGAGGAGAAGAAAGGATCAACCACCAGCAGAAATTATTGAGGTTAAGCAAGATGAATTGATGAAGAATCGCCCAAAGGAGGATAAATCTAAGTTAACTGGATTAGCATTTGGACCTTCTTATCAG CCTGCCTCAACCAAGGGGAAACCATCTAAGCAACACAAACGAAAGCATCAAATAAGTGCTTTGTACTTTGATATGAGGCAAAAGGAATCCGAACTTTCAGAACGGCGTGCTAAAGGGTTTCTCACTAAAGCTGAAACACAAGCAAAATATGGATGGTGA
- the LOC110805704 gene encoding disease resistance protein RGA2 — protein MATFNTLFAALQNKELRELCSIFGYVSRLEELWHSVTSIKAILLDAEFKHQELSQLTNQEGIVDDWVDKLKDAVYDADDLFDEFTTIAQQLKGMPGGKISKKIENG, from the coding sequence ATGGCCACTTTTAATACTTTGTTTGCAGCACTACAAAACAAGGAACTGAGAGAGCTATGCTCAATTTTTGGGTATGTGTCCCGACTTGAGGAGTTGTGGCACTCAGTCACCTCCATCAAAGCCATCCTCCTTGATGCAGAGTTTAAGCACCAGGAACTGAGTCAACTCACTAATCAAGAAGGCATTGTTGACGACTGGGTTGACAAGCTCAAAGATGCTGTTTATGATGCAGATGATTTGTTCGACGAGTTCACCACCATTGCACAACAACTCAAAGGAATGCCTGGTGGTAAGATCTCCAAAAAG